The genomic stretch CAGCCACAATGCGTCGTCTCACCTTGGCCTTAAGCCGAGACCTCATCCCCCTGAATCTTCCATCTTTATCATAGAGGGGCTGGAAGTGATCCGGCACATAGAGGCCTTCTATATCCGAGAGGGCCCGGAGAAGATCGGCTTTCTCCCCTCCCTCACGCTTCAAGCGGCCACAGACCTCGGCCACCTCCAGGATAGCTTCTTCAGCGTCCCCGATGATGATGGCGTCATAAAAGGGGGCGACCGGCTCTGGATTAACCGCCGCTGATCCTCCGCCAAGGATGAGGGGGAAAGGCTTCGGCCTTTCCTGCGAACGAAAGGGAAGACCAGCCAAAGAAAGAATGGTGAGGATATTGCTGTAGCACAGTTCGTAGGGAAGACTTATACCCAGAACGTCAAAGTCCACCAGGGGGCGACGATGCTCCCAAGAAACCAGAGGACGACCCCGCTCAAGCAAGAGAGCTTCCAGGTCTCTGTCCGGACAATAGGCCCGATCAGCCAGCCAGTCTCGACGGCTGTTGAGAATAAGATAAAGAATTTGGCTTCCTAGATGGGACATCCCCAGTTCATAAAGGTCGGGGAAAACCAGACAAAAACGCACCCTGGCCTCATCCCAGGGTTTATGCCAGGAGTTGACTTCAGTGCCCAGATAGCGGCTGGGCCGACGGATGAGAGGCAAAAGATCGTCCATGGGAAAAACTAAAAAACCGGAAGATAAAAAAGTTTCAAGTGGAGACGGCCTCTGTCCTTTTTGATCTCAAAAAGGCCCGAGAGCAGAGAAAGCCCCCCGCCCTGAGGGCGTTTCTCCAGGCGAAGGAGAAAGGAGAGCTCAGAGAGGCTCCAGCCAGGACCGCTTTCGTAACGAATAATTCCCCAAAGGATCTTGGTCCGGCTGTAGCCCCGAGGATCCTTAATCCACTCAAAGAGCCTGAAAAACGGACCCCAGTTGCGCTCAAACCCTTCGTCATCAAAAGGGAACAGGGCAGGAAAATACAAATACTCCAGACCGCTGGCTTGACGCTCATAGCGGAAGAGAGGCCAGAGCCGATTGCTCGTCCGCACAAAGTGGCCGTAATCATCCCACTGGCGATGGAAGCGGGAGAAGAGCAAAAAGCGCCTGATCTCCTTACCCCCGGTCTCATCCTCTACGAAATAATAGGTGTAAAGGGGCCAGAGAAAGAAATAACTGCTGCTTTCTTCGGTCTCTGTCCGACCAATAAGGGGCCAGAGACGTCGGCTGCTTCTTTCCGGACCCTCAGCATACTGGAAAAAAGGCCAAGGAATATCCCATTGGCGGTAGCCGGTACTTAAGTCCTGATAGCGATTAAAAAAGGGCCACAGGAGAATGGTTGTCCTGGTGTTAGCCGTGCGCTCCCGAATATAAAAGGGGAAAAACATCTGCCGCTCACTGGGAACCTTCTCATAGAGGTCTGTCCTTTCAAAAAAGAAAAAGGGCCAGAGGAAAAAACTCTTTTCGTATTCTCCCTCCCGGGCATAGTAGCCGTAAAGGGGCCAAAGACGACGTCCTTTCTCGGTGGGCCCCTCAGTCTTGCCAAAGAAGGGCCACAGCCAGGTAGTGGTGATGTTTCCCTCATCTACCGAACGGGTATAAAGGGGCCAGAGGATAAAGAGGATTTCATCTTTCCCCGCCCGGGAATACATCCGTCCATAAAAGGGGAAGACCCCCCAGTAGCTACGCCCCTTGGCGTCTTGCCCCCAAAATATGGGAAAATAAGATCGATGCCGGGGTGGGTTCTCCTCACCCTCCAGATCTAGATCCGTAGCAAACAAGGGGATGAGAACGAAACGGTGACGATCGGGGCTTTTCCAGTACCTACCAAGAGGATAAAGGAACTGAAATTCCTTCCTCTGGGGAAGCCTCCAGAAGGAGGCCAGGGGCCTTAAGGCCCACCCCGAGGCTTCCCTGGTGCGAAAGGAATACCAAAAGGGTCCTAAAATCTCCGTCTCCTCGACCCCGGTTTCTGGATTCTTTTGATGGAAATAAAAGGGAGAGAGGTTAATCCTTTCCAGCCCCCCTGCCCAGAGGAAGCGAGGAAACAGGAATAAAAAGGCTAGGAGTCCTAGGAGAACACCTCGCACTACTATCTCACCGCCGTCCCCACCAGGGTACCGAGAATGGTCACGGGAATCTGTTCTTGGAGATTAGCGCTGGCCTTGTTTATATTGCGCATGGTCTTCTTGGCCTCATAGTAGAGGGAATCATCCGTGAGGAGCTTGCCCAAAGTCCCCTGGCCGGCCTTAAGGTTTTTGGCAATCTGGTTGAGGTTTTTAACTAGCTCATTGGCTTCGTTGTAAAGGGAATCATCGCTGACCAGTTTACCCAAGGTCCCCTGGCCGGATTCAATCTTGGCCGCCAGATCCTGAATGGTCTGGGCCGCCTCCTGAAGGCTGGAGAAGGTCTCCTTGGTCTGATTGTAGAGCTCCTCATCTGTTAGAAGCTTGCCCAAGGTCCCCTGGCCAGATTCAATCTTGGCCGCCACGTTGTCCAGCCGGGTCATCAATTTATTGGCCTTCTGGTAGAGCTCGTCGTCCACAATGAGCTTGCCTAAAGTCCCCTCCCCTTGGGTAATCTTTTCTCCCATAAGCTTAAAAGAGGCCGAGGCCTCTTTGAGGTTGAGCACCAGCTCCTTGAGGTTGTTCTTCCCCTCCTCACTACCCAAAAGCTCTCTGAGACCGGCCGTGATAGCCCGGATATCATCTATGGCTGGAGCCACCTGGGTAAGTATCTGATCTAAGTCCTTGGTAGAGGTGGTCTTGGCGATGAGATCACCGGGGGCCAGGACAGGGGCCTCAGAGCTACCAGGCATGATCTGAACATACTTATCCCCCAGGGCCCCCTTAGTCCGGACCATGGCCGTAGCATCCCGATGAATCTTGACGCCAGAGTAGATGTTCATCAGCACCTCGGCCTTAGAGTCCTTGAGACGGATCTCCTTAACCCGGCCGATTTCCACTCCAGCCATCTCCACCCTGGCTCCCTTAACCAAACCAGAGACGTCATCAAAGAGGGCCCGAAGCTCGTAGCCCTTTTTGGGGGAAATAGTCTCCTCGCCCAGTTTAAGGCTCAAATATCCCAGCAGTAAAAGGGCAATGAGAACGAAGATGCCCACTTTTATCTCGGCACCACAGCCCGAACCTCTCATGATATCCCTCCTTCTTCCTCGGCCACCCCCTCAAAGAAGCGTCTGACAAAGGGATGGGAGGAACTCTTGA from Thermosulfuriphilus ammonigenes encodes the following:
- a CDS encoding MlaD family protein, translated to MRGSGCGAEIKVGIFVLIALLLLGYLSLKLGEETISPKKGYELRALFDDVSGLVKGARVEMAGVEIGRVKEIRLKDSKAEVLMNIYSGVKIHRDATAMVRTKGALGDKYVQIMPGSSEAPVLAPGDLIAKTTSTKDLDQILTQVAPAIDDIRAITAGLRELLGSEEGKNNLKELVLNLKEASASFKLMGEKITQGEGTLGKLIVDDELYQKANKLMTRLDNVAAKIESGQGTLGKLLTDEELYNQTKETFSSLQEAAQTIQDLAAKIESGQGTLGKLVSDDSLYNEANELVKNLNQIAKNLKAGQGTLGKLLTDDSLYYEAKKTMRNINKASANLQEQIPVTILGTLVGTAVR